One segment of Brachyhypopomus gauderio isolate BG-103 unplaced genomic scaffold, BGAUD_0.2 sc63, whole genome shotgun sequence DNA contains the following:
- the bptf gene encoding nucleosome-remodeling factor subunit BPTF isoform X3 — MRGRRGRPPKTLPMQEPSPGPVRGLRPRRGLRVRGRGGAADDDFVTPKRGSHHSSRGRRKAGSAGPRGRGRGRGCGRGRGRRSAPSSVVYDDHESDEEEEDAVSLASEEDEYVEEEPVTDEEDEEVADDQSDYLDELPDDDDASYCTESSRGSTPGRRRRRPRRPPSPILEQKEIPALELPKPSEDLLIPAAQLLNASAIYEVLRSFTTVLRLSPFRFEDFCAALVGQEQCTLMAETHVALLKAILREEDTSNTTFGPADLKDSINSTLYLVDGMTWPEVVRSYCESDPEYSDVLPHLEADDYPFGPLESKVKVLQFLVDQFLTTNLAREELMSEGVVQYDDHCRVCHRLGDLLCCETCSAVYHLECVKPPLEEVPEDEWQCEICVAHKVPGVSDCVMEVQRCRPYLRQEPVGYDRHQRKYWFLNRRIIVEEDGEEEVGKHIWYYSSRVQLEELLEVLDKDFWENDLCAVLDELREEIHAHMDITEELTNKARGTNKSYLSVSNEEIMEKKKSQRESELGEVSQQDAEKGCEGSKVSEEGEVDNVSSPVADGSPPQQNSGDGSAVAEKTVLDVTAPPAGEDNNSGVSGHPQADSPSLTKANPQSPAGGAAVVSSTGEDPGEGAEVERDGEDKGSEVGCRGEGEEPAPESEPAQTADENSCSSNFSISDCLRAPGEAELADRSSQSSLTSQDDAGEGKENADGTRTGSGLRMVTRLRNPDSKLSQRRIMRDKDSGSQDGSRTLKESSPTLSGSGRKDPAGKSSPGGGLFKLGQEGKFRVYHNQYSTNTLALNKHQHREDHDKRRHLSHKFCMTPAGEFKWNGSVHGSKTLTVSTLRLTIIQLENNVPAPFLHPNWASHRSNWIKAVQMCSKAREFALALAILECAIKPVVMLPVWKDSLGHTRLHRMTSMEREEKEKVKKREKKLEDEETMQQATWVKYTFPIKHQVWKQKGEEYRVTGYGGWSWVSKTHVHRFVPRLPGNTNVNYRKALEAAKTSKENQASCPQKQNNPAKTRDLSDSTHNPTDKDTEQNSIPDSPKDRSSGEEQVVKENNQIDEEKMQVEEKMEVEEKTEEKQDDLTKNESSELLDKGASDSVGITEEKVNIRTPSPLLHDPSVEGKGCVDDESKACATAQKQVHFDYEVVNVSEGFQLRTAYKKKVKASKLDGLLERRIKQFTLEERQRLEKFKQASIFKPTASEKVKEDQEKTNSFINQEVKTEGTTFETTKVATADQIGHPVMKDKDPVVQKLDFDQHEVKPIYSEQTDNLDVRLGSGPKPEAAGVSSVGHGQKTAELGHKTGNGAIITNASELNGNSRKNLEPSFMKTEMLGPIFEDVERKTTNEENSSVGENGLNVERTLPVHVNGKDGSVDSPPTNLTDGIGSNETMRPLQTKEPLKSLMNGDLTQEPQRTKLDEEPRLGRSDLEYLPPQKVARQENNTQGPAVSSSLSQLSSAEASLNPETLNNSTKVAPVEAERTEAKSLLPSPVPSTEESSLSNDVAENSSSSGGGVKTVITQVTTTTTTTTTVSTESRTVQKAERSASLEATANNASVMFASTEPKVESTVSVASLSTTTTTTVTKVTNPSHGAMVTEESKTVLTATLADAKSGSSGCSLTSMTVSKEYSTRGRVRLMKFSRSKKTRSGTALPSYRKFVTKSSKKSIFVLPNDDLKKLARRAGIREVPIFNYNAKPALDIWPYPSPRPTFGITWRYRLQTVRSLAGVSLMLRLLWACLRWDDMAVKPSPAVGTTRTETSDTDITTTEIIKRRDVGPYGIRSEYCIRKIICPLGVPETPKETPTPQRKGLRSSALRPKKPEPSKQTGPVVIETWVPEEDLELWEIRAFTERVEREKAQAADPAKKRLEQQKPGATVTPTTLTTTPTSAVSSTQKVVVGSLTSPVTPGTKVVLATKLGTPVTFQQNKNFQQTFASWVKQGQGNTGVVQVQQKVVGIIPSSTAASAQSFSSFQSRSVNINIRPNTSTSTQQVTTTGTPLRPGMTVVRSPLQQATALGKTIIRTPLVVQQGQGQQVVTQIIRGAPVSKAVTSTSPAQAGAGSRVMGSPSRPSTPGQAQTPGTARPQQGQVKLTLAQLTQLTQGAQGGSPGLTVVIQGQGQTTGQLQVIPQGVTVIPGPGQQLMQAAMPNGQVQRFLFTPTVSAPAPAAAAPAEPTPITSATTAGTTTTPTAPAQPVIQPGVQAQPPTQPSNVPTSPPSLPMSQPTQLAATPAQTPTPSSPLPTLQPHLSSPQPQAPLQPQSQIQPQTLSQPQIQPQTLSLPQIQPQTHSQPQIVQQTLSLPQIQPQTLSQPQIQPQTPSQPQIQPQTLAQPHIQPQTLAQPQIQSQTLSQPQILQQTLSQPQILQQTLSQPQILQQTLSQPQILPQTLAQPQIQPQTLSQPQIQPQTLSQPQILQQTLAQPQIQPQTLSQPQILQQTLAQPQIQPQILQQTLSQIQIQPQTLSQIQIQPQTLSQTQIQPQIHSQPQIQSQTPSQPQIQPQTQIQPQAHLQPQIQSQVHLQPQIQPQTHSQPQFQLQPQLQIQSQPQLQIQSQPQPQSQPQPQLQPQLQLQLQPQPQPSPHIHAQTPIQPSPALPVSHVAQVTSPPAQVATLSVAPQVTQATVAQVRPQLQLPAQLLSVPGLQQQVLSHIQNQVAAQLQAQGTLPQQIKLQLPIQIQQQGGGQVQTHQIQNLVTIQTASVQEQLQRIQQLREQQQQKKKQQQEAKREHVQQSSSQSDLLQKQVVMKQNAAIEHLKQKKSMTPSEREENQRMIVCNQVMKFILDKIDKDEKQAAKKRKREESVEQKRSKQNASKLSALLFKHKEQLKAEILKKRALLDKELQVEVQDELRKDLSKLRREKEKTQTPASQAAAVASSAQPAVLAAPTAAVLSSPTSGHKRKREDDRDAASAKNKKKKMISTSSKDSKRDTKLYCVCKTPYDESKFYIGCDLCSNWYHGECVGITEKEAKKMDDYICMECKRAQEGGSEELYCICRTPYDESQFYIGCDRCQNWYHGRCVGILQSEATHIDEYVCPQCQSTEEAMTVLTPLTDKDYEGLKRILRSLQAHKMAWPFLEPVDPNDAPDYYGVIKEPMDLSTIEQRIQKRFYNKLTEFVADMTKIFDNCRYYNPSDSPFYQCAEFLESFFVQKLKAFKASRSHNNKLQSSAS, encoded by the exons ATGAGGGGGAGACGAGGCAGGCCGCCCAAAACCCTGCCGATGCAGGAGCCGTCTCCGGGGCCGGTGCGCGGCCTCAGACCGCGCCGAGGGCTCAGGGTGCGGGGGAGAGGCGGCGCCGCCGACGACGATTTCGTGACTCCCAAGCGGGGTAGTCACCACTCGTCGCGGGGCCGCCGGAAAGCGGGGTCCGCGGGGCcgaggggcaggggcagggggagAGGATGCGGGAGAGGCCGGGGCAGGCGCAGCGCCCCCAGCTCGGTGGTGTACGACGACCACGAGAgcgacgaggaggaggaggacgcgGTCAGCCTGGCGTCCGAGGAGGACGAGTACGTGGAGGAGGAGCCCGTGACGgacgaggaggacgaggaggtggCGGACGACCAGTCGGACTACCTGGACGAGCTGCCCGACGACGACGACGCCAGCTACTGCACCGAGAGCAGCCGCGGCAGCACCCCAG GCCGAAGGAGACGAAGACCCCGTCGACCACCGTCTCCCATTCTGGAGCAGAAGGAGATCCCTGCTCTGGAGCTGCCGAAGCCCTCCGAAGACCTCCTCATCCCTGCCGCGCAGCTCCTGAATGCCTCGGCCATCTACGAGGTTTTGCGCAGCTTCACCACCGTCCTCCGCCTCTCACCCTTCCGCTTCGAGGACTTCTGCGCGGCCCTGGTGGGCCAGGAGCAGTGCACGCTGATGGCGGAGACGCACGTGGCGCTCCTGAAGGCCATCCTGCGTGAGGAGgacacctccaacaccaccttcgGCCCGGCCGACCTCAAGGACAGCATCAACTCCACGCTCTACCTGGTGGACGGCATGACGTGGCCCGAGGTGGTGCGCTCTTACTGCGAGAGCGACCCGGAGTACAGCGACGTGCTGCCGCACCTGGAGGCCGACGACTACCCGTTCGGGCCGCTGGAGAGCAAGGTGAAGGTGCTGCAGTTCCTGGTAGACCAGTTCCTCACCACCAACCTGGCGCGGGAGGAGCTGATGTCGGAGGGCGTGGTGCAGTACGACGACCACTGTCGCGTGTGCCACCGCCTCGGGGACCTGCTCTGCTGCGAGACCTGCTCGGCCGTCTACCACCTGGAGTGCGTGAAGCCTCCTCTGGAGGAGGTGCCCGAGGACGAGTGGCAGTGCGAGATCTGCGTGGCGCACAAGGTGCCCGGCGTGAGCGACTGCGTGATGGAGGTCCAGAGGTGTAGGCCGTACCTCCGGCAGGAGCCCGTCGGGTACGACCGGCACCAGAGGAAGTATTGGTTCCTCAACCGCAGGATCATTGT ggAGGAGgatggggaggaggaggtgggcaAGCACATCTGGTACTACAGCTCCAGGGTGCAGTTGGAGGAACTCCTGGAGGTGCTGGATAAAGACTTCTGGGAGAATGACCTGTGTGCGGTGCTGGATGAGCTGCGTGAGGAGATCCACGCCCACATGGACATCACTGAAGAACTCACCAACAAGGCCCGGGGGACCAACAAGAGCTACTTGTCAGTCTCCAATG AGGAGATAATGGAGAAGAAGAAGTCCCAACGGGAGTCGGAGCTTGGTGAGGTGAGCCAGCAAGATGCTGAGAAGGGCTGtgaggggtcaaaggtcagcgaGGAAGGAGAGGTCGATAACGTGTCCTCCCCTGTGGCTGATGGGTCCCCCCCCCAGCAGAACTCTGGTGACGGGAGTGCGGTCGCTGAGAAGACTGTGCTTGATG TGacagctccccctgctggtgagGACAACAACAGCGGTGTGTCTGGGCACCCTCAGGCAGATTCGCCTAGCTTGACCAAAGCCAACCCCCAGAGCCCTGCGGGGGGCGCTGCAGTCGTCTCCTCCACTGGGGAGGACCCTGGGGAAGGGGCTGAGGTGGAAAGGGATGGGGAAG ATAAAGGCTCGGAGGTGGGTTGCCGTGgcgagggggaggagcctgCCCCGGAGAGCGAGCCTGCGCAGACGGCCGACGAGAACAGCTGCAGCAGCAACTTCTCCATCTCCGACTGCCTGAGGGCCCCGGGGGAGGCGGAGCTAGCGGATCGCTCCTCCCAGTCCTCGCTCACCAGCCAGGACGACGCCG GTGAAGGTAAAGAAAACGCAGACGGCACGCGGACGGGCTCGGGCCTGCGCATGGTGACGCGTCTTCGCAACCCCGACAGCAAGCTGAGCCAGCGCAGGATCATGCGGGACAAAGACAGCGGCTCGCAGGACGGCAGCAGGACGCTGAAAGAG TCCTCTCCGACGCTGTCCGGCTCCGGCAGGAAGGACCCGGCTGGGAAGAGCAGCCCCGGCGGAGGTCTGTTCAAGCTGGGCCAGGAGGGCAAGTTCCGCGTCTACCACAACCAGTACAGCACGAACACGCTGGCGCTGAACAAGCACCAGCACCGCGAGGACCACGACAAGCGCCGACACCTCTCGCACAAGTTCTGCATGACGCCCGCCGGCGAGTTCAAGTGGAACGGCTCCGTGCACGGCTCCAAGACGCTCACCGTCTCCACGCTGAGGCTCACCATCATCCAGCTGGAGAACAACGTGCCCgcccccttcctgcaccccaacTGGGCCTCACACAG ATCAAACTGGATCAAGGCCGTGCAGATGTGCAGTAAAGCCCGGGAGTTCGCCCTGGCGCTGGCTATTCTGGAGTGTGCCATCAAGCCAGTGGTTATGCTCCCTGTGTGGAAGGATTCTCTGGGTCACACGAG GCTTCACAGAATGACCTCCATGGAGcgtgaggagaaggagaaggtgaaaaagagggagaaaaaactggaggatgaagagaCCATGCAGCAGGCCACATGGGTGAAATACACATTCCCCATTAAGCACCAG GTGTGGAAACAGAAGGGTGAGGAGTACCGAGTGACGGGCTATGGTGGTTGGAGTTGGGTGAGCAAGACCCACGTCCATCGCTTTGTCCCCAGACTACCTGGGAATACAAACGTCAACTACCGAAAAGCACTTGAGG CAGCTAAAACCAGCAAGGAAAATCAAGCGTCCTGCccacagaaacaaaacaacccTGCAAAGACGCGAGATCTCTCAGATTCCACCCACAATCCCACAGACAAAGACACAGAACAAAATTCAATTCCAGATTCCCCAAAGGACCGTTCGTCTGGTGAGGAGCAAGTAGTGAAGGAGAATAATCAAATAGATGAGGAGAAGATGCAGGTTGAGGAGAAGATGGAGGTTGAGGAGAAGACTGAGGAGAAGCAAGATGATCTTACCAAGAATGAGTCTTCTGAACTTCTGGATAAGGGTGCTTCGGACTCTGTCGGTATCACTGAAGAAAAAG TAAATATTCGAACACCATCACCTTTATTGCATGATCCATCTGTGGAAGGGAAGGGTTGTGTTGATGACGAGTCTAAAGCATGTGCAACTGCTCAGAAACAAGTTCACTTTGACTATGAAGTTGTGAACGTAAGTGAGGGCTTCCAGCTGCGTACGGCGTACAAAAAGAAGGTCAAGGCCTCAAAGCTGGATGGTCTTCTGGAGCGGCGCATAAAGCAGTTCACGTTGGAGGAGAGGCAGAGGCTTGAGAAGTTCAAGCAGGCTTCCATCTTCAAACCTACTGCCAGTGAGAAGGTAAAGGAAGATCAGGAGAAGACCAACTCGTTCATAAACCAAGAGGTAAAAACTGAAGGAACCACCTTTGAAACTACAAAGGTTGCCACAGCTGATCAGATAGGACACCCAGTGATGAAGGACAAAGACCCTGTGGTCCAAAAACTTGATTTTGACCAACATGAGGTAAAGCCAATTTATTCAGAGCAGACTGATAATCTTGATGTCAGGTTGGGCTCCGGTCCAAAGCCTGAAGCAGCAGGTGTGTCGTCTGTGGGACACGGGCAGAAAACAGCCGAGTTAGGGCACAAAACGGGCAATGGAGCAATAATAACAAACGCTTCTGAGCTTAATGGAAACTCTCGGAAAAATCTTGAGCCAAGTTTTATGAAGACAGAAATGCTGGGTCCCATATTTGAGGATGTGGAGAGGAAAACTACCAATGAAGAAAATTCTTCTGTGGGTGAGAACGGCTTGAATGTAGAAAGAACTTTGCCAGTCCATGTAAATGGGAAAGACGGCTCCGTTGACTCTCCACCCACAAATCTGACTGATGGCATCGGTTCAAATGAAACGATGAGACCATTGCAAACAAAAGAACCCCTGAAATCGTTAATGAACGGTGACTTGACTCAAGAGCCTCAGAGGACTAAACTCGATGAAGAGCCAAGGTTGGGCAGGTCAGACTTGGAGTATTTACCCCCTCAGAAGGTCGCCAGGCAGGAGAACAACACGCAAGGCCCTGCTGTCAGTTCTTCACTCTCCCAGCTCTCCTCAGCAGAAGCTAGCTTAAATCCAGAAACGCTTAATAACAGCACCAAGGTGGCACCAGTAGAGGCCGAACGGACCGAGGCGAAATCTCTCCTCCCGTCACCTGTTCCGTCCACAGAGGAGTCCAGTCTAAGCAATGACGTTGCTGAGAACAGCAGTAGCAGTGGTGGTGGGGTGAAGACCGTAATCACACAAGTCACCACAACTACCACTACAACCACTACAGTGTCTACGGAATCGCGCACTGTGCAAAAGGCTGAACGGTCGGCCTCACTTGAAGCTACTGCTAACAATGCTTCTGTCATGTTTGCATCGACTGAACCAAAGGTGGAGTCCACAGTGTCGGTTGCCTCTCTATCCACTACGACTACTACCACCGTCACCAAGGTAACTAACCCGAGCCATGGAGCCATGGTAACAGAGGAAAGCAAGACCGTGCTCACAGCAACGCTAGCTGATGCTAAATCTGGGTCCTCTGGCTGTTCCTTAACCTCTATGACTGTGAGTAAGGAATACTCCACCAGGGGCAGGGTACGGCTGATGAAGTTCTCCCGCTCCAAGAAGACTCGGTCTGGAACTGCGCTGCCTTCTTACCGCAAGTTTGTAACCAAGAGCAGCAAGAAGAGCATTTTTGTGCTTCCCAACGATGACCTGAAGAAGCTAGCGAGGCGGGCCGGCATTCGTGAGGTGCCCATCTTCAACTACAACGCCAAACCAGCTCTAGACATCTGGCCCTATCCATCCCCAAGACCAACGTTTGGAATCACATGGAG GTACCGGCTTCAGACAGTGAGGTCTTTGGCCGGAGTAAGTCTGATGTTACGGCTGCTCTGGGCGTGTCTCAGGTGGGACGACATGGCAGTGAAGCCCTCTCCTGCTGTTGGAACAACACGCACAG AAACATCCGATACTGACATCACCACCACGGAGATCATCAAGCGGAGAGATGTGGGACCTTATGGCATCCGTTCAGAGTACTGCATCAGGAAGATCATCTGCCCCCTTGGGGTGCCTGAAACTCCCAAAG AGACCCCAACGCCTCAGAGAAAGGGCCTGCGCTCCAGCGCTCTGCGGCCAAAGAAGCCGGAGCCGTCGAAGCAGACGGGGCCTGTAGTCATTGAGACGTGGGTGCCAGAGGAAGATCTGGAGCTCTGGGAGATTCGAGCCTTTACTGAAAG GGTGGAGAGGGAAAAGGCACAGGCAGCAGACCCAGCTAAG AAACGGTTGGAGCAGCAGAAACCTGGAGCCACTGTAACCCCAACCACTTtgaccaccacacccaccagcgCTGTGTCATCCACCCAGAAGGTGGTGGTAGGCTCCCTGACCAGTCCAGTCACCCCTGGGACAAAGGTGGTACTGGCCACCAAATTAGGTACTCCAGTGACATTCCAGCAGAACAAGAACTTCCAGCAGACATTTGCCTCCTGGGTCAAGCAAGGCCAAGGAAATACAG gtgtggtccaggtgcagcaGAAGGTGGTGGGCATCATTCCATCCAGTACAGCTGCCAGTGCACAGTCGTTCTCCTCATTCCAGTCACGTTCAGTCAACATCAACATCAGGCCCAACACCAGCACCTCTACACAGCAG GTCACCACAACTGGAACCCCGCTCCGGCCCGGAATGACGGTGGTCCGTTCCCCTCTCCAGCAGGCAACGGCTCTGGGCAAGACCATCATTCGCACCCCCCTGGTGGTTCAACAAG GTCAGGGCCAGCAGGTGGTAACTCAGATCATCCGAGGAGCTCCTGTGTCCAAGGCTGTGACCAGCACCAGCCCGGCCCAGGCCGGCGCAGGGTCGCGGGTCATGGGCTCTCCGTCTCGGCCGTCCACTCCAGGCCAAGCCCAGACGCCCGGCACTGCCCGGCCGCAGCAGGGCCAGGTCAAACTCACCCTGGCTCAGCTCACGCAACTCACGCAAGGAGCTCAG GGAGGGAGCCCAGGGTTGACTGTGGTGATCCAGGGCCAGGGACAGACCACAGGACAGCTCCAGGTCATCCCCCAGGGGGTGACGGTCATACCAGGTCCTGGGCAGCAGCTCATGCAGGCAGCCATGCCCAACGGCCAGGTCCAGCGTTTCCTCTTCACTCCTACCGTGTCTGCACCAGCACCGGCTGCTGCAGCACCTGCCGaacccacacccatcacctcaGCTACCACCGCTGGCACCACAACCACGCCTACAGCACCTGCACAGCCAG TGATACAACCTGGAGTACAGGCCCAACCTCCTACCCAGCCCTCCAACGTTCCAACATCTCCTCCTTCTCTGCCAATGTCCCAACCCACCCAACTTGCAGCTACTCCAGCCCAAACCCCAACACCTTCCTCGCCTCTCCCTACTCTGCAACCCCACCTTTCTTCTCCGCAGCCACAGGCCCCACTGCAACCACAATCCCAAATTCAACCGCAAACCCTCTCTCAACCACAGATTCAGCCGCAAACCCTCTCACTACCACAGATTCAGCCACAAACCCACTCTCAGCCACAGATTGTGCAACAAACCCTCTCACTACCACAGATTCAGCCGCAAACCCTCTCTCAACCACAGATTCAGCCACAAACCCCCTCTCAGCCACAGATTCAGCCACAAACCCTCGCTCAACCACATATTCAGCCACAAACTCTCGCTCAACCACAGATTCAGTCACAAACCCTCTCTCAGCCACAGATTCTGCAACAAACCCTCTCTCAACCACAGATTCTGCAACAAACCCTCTCTCAACCACAGATTCTGCAACAAACCCTCTCTCAACCACAGATTCTGCCACAAACCCTCGCTCAACCACAGATTCAACCACAAACCCTCTCGCAGCCACAGATTCAGCCACAAACCCTCTCGCAGCCACAGATTCTGCAACAAACCCTCGCGCAACCACAGATTCAGCCACAAACCCTCTCTCAGCCACAGATTCTGCAACAAACCCTCGCTCAACCACAGATTCAGCCACAGATTCTGCAACAAACCCTctctcaaattcaaattcaaccACAAACCCTctctcaaattcaaattcaaccACAAACCCTCTCTCAAACCCAAATTCAACCACAAATCCATTCGCAACCCCAAATTCAATCACAAACCCCATCACAACCACAAATTCAACCACAGACCCAAATTCAACCTCAAGCTCACCTGCAACCGCAAATTCAATCACAAGTACATTTACAACCCCAAATTCAACCACAAACCCATTCACAACCCCAATTTCAGCTGCAGCCCCAGCTTCAAATTCAGTCTCAACCACAGCTTCAAATTCAGTCACAGCCACAACCCCAGTCACAGCCTCAGCCCCAACTCCAACCACAACTGCAACTACAGCTTCAGCCACAACCACAACCTTCACCTCACATACATGCTCAGACCCCCATTCAGCCATCTCCTGCCTTACCTGTCTCTCATGTAGCCCAGGTGACCTCCCCTCCAGCACAGGTAGCCACTCTCTCCGTAGCCCCGCAGGTGACGCAGGCTACAGTAGCACAGGTTCGCCCTCAGCTCCAGCTTCCCGCGCAGCTCCTCAGCGTGCCTGGACTCCAGCAGCAGGTGCTCTCACACATCCAGAACCAGGTGGCGGCTCAGCTCCAAGCCCAGGGTACTCTGCCCCAACAGATCAAACTGCAGCTGCCAATTCAGATCCAGCAGCAGGGCGGTGGCCAGGTACAGACGCACCAAATCCAGAATCTAGTGACCATCCAGACAGCCAGTGTCCAGGAGCAGCTCCAGCGCATCCAGCAGCTGCGagagcagcagcagcagaagAAGAAGCAGCAGCAGGAGGCTAAGAGGGAGCACGTCCAGCAGTCCAGCAGCCAGAGTGACCTCCTGCAGAAACAG GTGGTCATGAAGCAGAACGCAGCCATAGAGCACTTAAAGCAGAAGAAGTCCATGACTccttcagagagagaggagaaccaGCG CATGATCGTGTGCAATCAGGTGATGAAGTTCATCCTGGACAAGATCGACAAGGACGAGAAGCAGGCGGCCAAGAAGCGGAAGCGGGAGGAGTCTGTGGAGCAGAAACGTAGTAAGCAGAATGCCAGCAAGCTCTCCGCCCTGCTCTTCAAACACAAGGAGCAGCTGAAAGCGGAGATCCTCAAGAAGAGGGCGCTGCTCGACAAGGAGCTGCAGGTGGAGGTTCAG GACGAGTTGAGGAAGGACCTGAGTAAGCtcaggagggagaaggagaagacCCAGACCCCCGCGTCGCAGGCAGCTGCCGTGGCCAGCAGCGCCCAGCCGGCCGTCCTCGCCGCCCCCACCGCCGCGGTGCTCTCCTCGCCCACGTCTGGCCACAAACGTAAGCGCGAAGACGACCGCGACGCGGCCTCCGCCAAGAACAAAAAGAAGAAGATGATCTCCACGTCCTCGAAGGACAGCAAAAGGGACACCAAACTGTACTGTGTGTGCAAAACGCCTTACGACGAGTCCAA GTTTTATATCGGTTGTGATCTCTGCTCGAATTGGTACCACGGCGAGTGTGTGGGCATCACAGAGAAGGAGGCCAAGAAGATGGACGACTACATCTGTATGGAGTGTAAACGGGCTCAGGAGGGCGGCTCGGAGGAACTCTACTGCATCTGCCGGACGCCATACGATGAGTCCCA GTTCTACATCGGCTGCGACCGCTGCCAGAACTGGTACCACGGGCGATGCGTGGGCATCCTGCAGAGCGAGGCCACGCACATCGACGAGTACGTGTGCCCGCAGTGCCAGTCCACGGAGGAGGCCATGACCGTGCTGACGCCGCTCACGGACAAGGACTACGAGGGCCTGAAGCGGATCCTGCGCTCCTTACAG GCCCACAAGATGGCGTGGCCGTTCCTGGAACCCGTCGACCCTAATGATGCTCCGGATTACTACGGGGTCATAAAGGAACCGATGG ACCTGTCTACAATAGAGCAGCGGATACAGAAGCGATTTTACAACAAATTAACAGAATTCGTAGCGGACATGACCAAAATTTTCGACAATTGCCGCTACTACAACCCCAGTGACTCACCTTTTTACCAGTGTGCTGAGTTCCTGGAATCCTTCTTTGTACAGAAGCTTAAAGCTTTTAAAGCAAGCAG GTCTCATAACAACAAACTACAGTCTTCAGCCTCATAG